The genomic stretch GTCCAATCCGTTCCTGATGTAAGGCATTGGTCAGGGTAGTCGTTACATGGGACTGACCGATTACTTCTTCAAATACCTTAGGCCGCCATCTTCGGGCCAGAACTATGTAGGACATGGTAATTAGTCTATCTCCAAACTATAATCCATTGACTTAGCCGAACTGGTCAGATGGCCGATAGAAATCATATCTACCCCAGAGCGGGCTACGGTATCCACTGTCTCAAGGGTGACTCCCCCTGAGGCCTCAAGAAGGATATGAGAATTTTTCTGCCTGGCCAAGACCACGGCCTCTTTCAATTTCTCAGGGGTAAAATTGTCTAACAGGATAACATCTGCTCCCGCCGAAACAGCCTCATCAACTTCTTCTATGGTCTCTACCTCTACCTCTATTTTAAGCAGGCAGGGACCTTCGGACCTGGCAAGTTCTACGGCCGATTCAATTCCTCCTGATACCTTGAGGTGATTGTCTTTGATCAGAATCCCATCGCTCAGACTAAAACGGTGGTTGTAGCCTCCTCCAACTCTGACCGCGTATTTTTCCAGGGCACGAAGTCCCGGCGTAGTCTTTCGAGTATCAAAGATTTTGACGCCCAAGCCCTCAACCTTGTTAACAAATTCAGAAGTGAGGGTGGCAATTCCGGATAACCTTCCCAGAAAATTTAAGGCTGTTCGTTCTGCCGTCAGGATACCCCTGGCTGGTCCCTCAAGAGAGGCGACCAGCTCGTTTTCTTTAACCCTATTGCCTTCTTTCACTTTAAGCCTAACGGCCAGCTCAGGTTCTATCTCCTTAAAGACAGCCTTAGCCACCTCCAGTCCAGCGACTATTCCTTTTTCTCTGGAAAAAATCCTGGCCTGACACTCAATATCTTCTCTAACGCATAGCCGGGTCGTCAAATCCCCGTGCTCGATATCTTCAGCTAAGGCGGCCGTAATAATAGGTCTTAACCATAAATAGTCTGTAAATCCCATACCGCGGTCTCCCGCCGCAATCAAACAATCCTCGAGGCTCGAGCCTCGAGGATTGAGCATCGAGCATCGAGCATCGAGCATCGAGGATCGAGGATCGAGCATCGCCGCTAAGCAGATACTGTATCATATCTATAAAATTTTGTCAAGCTTTTCTGAAATATGCCGCCGGGCAATCGCCTCAAAATTTCAATCATTCAGGAGCCATAGAAACCGCTGAAGCGGTTACCAGGCGTCGTTATTGTTTACCAACTCACCCCGATAAATCAGCGATTTTTCAGGCCGAATTAATTTTATGAATTTAGTCTCTTTGTGTCTTCGTGGTAAAAAGGAGTCTGGTTTTTTTGGCTGAATAGTTACAAAACAAATTTGTTTGCCAGAAGTTAAATCTGCTGGTATAATTAGAGCCTGATTTATTAGGGAGACACAGAGT from bacterium encodes the following:
- the nadC gene encoding carboxylating nicotinate-nucleotide diphosphorylase translates to MGFTDYLWLRPIITAALAEDIEHGDLTTRLCVREDIECQARIFSREKGIVAGLEVAKAVFKEIEPELAVRLKVKEGNRVKENELVASLEGPARGILTAERTALNFLGRLSGIATLTSEFVNKVEGLGVKIFDTRKTTPGLRALEKYAVRVGGGYNHRFSLSDGILIKDNHLKVSGGIESAVELARSEGPCLLKIEVEVETIEEVDEAVSAGADVILLDNFTPEKLKEAVVLARQKNSHILLEASGGVTLETVDTVARSGVDMISIGHLTSSAKSMDYSLEID